CGTGGACCAAGACGCTTCCCGCCGGCGTGCGCATCAGCTCGGGGCACTTCGGATTCGGCGTCGGCGGCTGCAACTAGAgcattgtaacgaacatggcatcaTTTAGACTattttgagtgattttggtgatcgagtgacaacgtaatcaatgagactaacgaGTTTGCGAGATCATATTTGTAGAATTTCTTAGGTCCCTTGGATGACGTCCAAATCATATTCGAGACGTCTAATGCACCGTCGAGACGATGTGTCCAACCCAACGTAGAGATACCAAGTCGCAGTGAAAATCAGAGATAGAATATATTTGAAGTGTCCAAATGACCGCTGCGACGAGTTAGACAAGTGCAACAAAGAAACAGGAAAATTCAGTggggtcggataatccgacgcaCCTAGGGTCAGACTATTCGGGCAAAGAagccggattatccgacgcgTTGAAATGCCTGGTTGGATTTTGAGTAGTAGCATTCTGCAGAGAGCATGCTTTCAAGGGCTGAAAATTGCCTATGGGATCGGATTATTCGACGGTGAGAAAAAGAACGTCGGATAAAGGCTCGGGTGATTCTGCAGAGAGCATATTTTGTCGAGATGGAAAATTTCCttcagggtcggatgatccgacgtggTGACTTCGGAGCGTCGGACTAATGGGCAGTAGCAATGATCAGTGACCGTtgtttggaattcaaatttggcagtggcaccggatgatccgacctgTGATTCAGAACACGTCGGACTAATAGGTCGGATAAATGACGTCAGCAAAAATTGCAAAGAGTAACGGCTATCGTGGAGATCGTagtggggtcggatgatccgacaccCTGGTCAATGGACAGGTCGGATtatccgatgcctacgcagaaaaaggCATAACGGCTACTCAACGGCTAAtctgagttggtggcctatataagcGCATCTCCCCGGTCATTTTagagttgctggagttcagagggatcctagacacattgaagaacatctccaagctaACCAAAGAGCAAATTGATCACATCCTTAGGTGTAACACTaatttagctcttgagtgagtgagcgaGTAAGGTTGTGTGTCTTATGCCTTGGTTCTAGGAGAGAACCATCGTGTACTCGgtgagccggccatccttggagtcttagtgactcgccggcacgtcttcgaccctccgacttggtgtggagcggtgacGACAAgttttgtgcgggggacgtggtgACCCCTTCCTTGGAGGAGAAGCtgcttagtggaacccgggatcaAGGTGATCGTGGACTCGGTGTTCTcgaaagagacttgattgccgagaaataatactctttgtgagtgcttcaacaacgtggatgtaggcgtgcctttgtggctaaccgaaccacgggataaatcctcgtgtcacaaGAGTTTGCGTCCTCTCAttcctctttaagcttccgcatttacttattgcaatTTTTGTGCTTTTACTTTTTAGAGTAGAATCTTGATAGAATTGGTTATATGTTGCATAActattttgggatgagggttttcacACTAAAAAACTTAATTGTACATCTAGATAGTatattttagtttaatttatatataaataattGGGACTTAAAGTTAAAAATTTTAATTTGCTTAATTCACCCTCCCCGCTCTTAGCCTACGAGCACGAGCACCCGGTTCCTTTCCAGCATCGACTACTACCCCAATGGCAAGCACCGCGCCGGCGACGACTCCGACTCCATCTCCCTCTACCTCCGGCTCGCCGAGTACCATTACCGGCCGAAGCAGCGCGTGCAGCAGCGCGTGCGGGCGCAGTACAGGTTCCGCCTGCTGGACCCCTCCGGCGGCGACGCGTATGAGCTCCCCGCCGCAACGGGCGTCTTCGCGCCCACCGCCGTTCACGACCACCACtatgatgaggaggaggagctcgtcggGTGtggctacgccaagttcatcaccaaggaggagctggagcggcggcgcgagaccCTGCTCAAGGACGACAGCCTCGCCATCCGGTGCGACGTCGGCGTCGTCGAGGTGGAGGGCCTATCCCTCGGCAGCAAGTTCCGCCACCAGAGGGCCACCGTGCTCGATCTCTACTACAGCGACGACGAGGATTCCGACGACGACCAGGCACGGCCACGCCGGAACAGGAGCCGCCGCCAGCCGGACGACAGGGAGTTCATCCGCCGGTGCCTACCCGAACAGCGGCACCACCGCGCGTGATTAAAGTGGCCGACAATCATAGTCAAAATTCAGTTAAATCGATCCATTAATTATTGCTGGATTTGCTAAAATTCAGCTAAAATTGTTTGGAATCTGTTCGTTTAAAGTCCCCTGCGTGCTGTGTCGATCTGTCTTTTTGTGTAGCCTGAAAAAAAACACTTTAATCGTCTCTGAATCCGTTCATAGTCcatttctatttttcctttgaTGAACAACAACAAGTACTTAATTCCTTAGACTCACATTTGTTTGGagagcagaagagaagaagattGAAAGAGGTCACAAAAAGTAATAGTAGCAAAAGTATTTAAAGTGACCAAGCTTGAAGAAACCAAGCATGAACAATTTAACCAATgttttcctcttaatgaaacacGGGTTCTCTAAAATAAAGAATTTAACCAGTATTTGTTCTTAAGAAAAAACGCGGCCGGGGGTTGAACGGACCCCACCGTTTTTATTAAGAGGAAGCAACACGGCTTCACTCAGCCGCGAAAAAACCCCCCGAACCCTAGcccatgcccgagagggccaagccttgcggcgagcacagcgagagggatttttttacccacAAACGGAAATTCATCCCAGCTGGGATTCGAACTCGCGACCTTGTGGGAGGCGACCATACCGTAGCTCCTCTAACCAACTAGACTCGAGGAGCTTTGGTAGTGTTTGTTCTTGAGACCGATATGATAATGCAGGCATGAAGGAAAGGAACCGACGATCGAGCTTAGTAAGGAGTAATTAATCCACAACTTTAGTAACCAAAACCAAACGCTAATTAACACACCCAGTTCGACTACTGCATCGACAATCTACTCCTTATTTCTctattactccctccttccccgtttgtAGGGCGCATTACCATTTTCACCTTTTCTTCCAATATAAGGCGTGCAGCCTTGGGATTTGTTACGTAGGAATTAACTCACGGAAGCAATTAAGCGCCTGCAGGATTTCGCGGCGGGAGAACATTTGCATGCCGCCATGCAGAATTCCATTTGTATGTGGCCATGCAAAGCTGCATGCGGCCATGCAACATCTCTAAGATCGAAGCGATGTCGTTTGCTCTCCATGTTATTAATGCAAATCTTGGTACATGTGTTATTTGGTCATGCGCCCTacaaacggggaaggagggagtactagctagctagtagttTCGCCGTTGGGCAGTGAGGCACCGGCGGATGTACTCCTTGTcgtccggcggcagcggctggccACACCTGCCATCGTGCTCGCCGTACATTTCATCAGGCGACTCGTAGCCGCCGCAGTTGTGGTATCCGCCGGGCCTACTCGGCCCCACGgcaccgcgcggcggcgcgacggccagGGACCCCACCTGCGCGATGGTGATGTCGCAGCGGATGGCGAGCGAGTCATCCTTCAGCAGTTTCTCGCCCCGCTTCCTCAGCTCCTCCTTGGTGATGAAGCAGGCGTAGCCGCGTCCGGGGtccccgccggcctcctccacgCGCAGGGCTGGGGCGTGGCCGCcgtagacggcggcggcggccgtgaagCAGGGGCGGAGCTGGCGGTGggtcaggggggggggggggttcagcCTCCCCTACCGCCGCCGGAGCCATGAAGCCCCCTAGAGCCCCCCCATGAATTTTTGATGCTGGATGCAAGGTGTAGGGGAGGCTAGAGGTTGAAGACGAGCTGTACTCGCGCTGCTATGAATTGGGCCGAGAAACACACTATGGCGGCCCACTAAGATGTCAAGCCCAAAGACCAGGAGAGATGGAGACCACAGAATCAAAACCCCATCGCGCATCCCCCACCAGGATCGTCGCTCGCGCAGGCAGAGACGGCACAGGCGCAGGGCGGgctcagatccagatccaggcGGTGGCGGTCGGCGGGCAACTGGCCTGGGCATTGGGCAGGCGCCAGCGCGGCAGCGCCCACAGCGGCGAGCGGCCACCGCCCACCCGCACGGGACCAGAGCCCGCGCGCGGCACACCTGTGACGGTGCTGCCAGGCAGGCTGCTGGCGTGCTCCTACTGGCTGCTGCCGTGTACGCGCTGCACCCTTGTGACGGTGCTGCCAGGCAGGCTGCTGGCGTGCTCCTACTGGCTGCTGCCGTGTTGGATTGAATCGAGCCGAGGAGGTGCTAGTGCTGCatagctgcagcctgcaggggcCACGGGCCACGGCCAGCGCCCAGCACACCAGGTATGAATCGATTTCTTTATTCAATTTCTATTTTACTTCTATGATTCAATTTCTAATTTCAATAATTCAATATTTGATTGGTAATTTGGTAATTGGTATGACAGATTTTAGAATGTCAAAAAGAACTATACAATCACACTTTTCAAGTTCAAGTGCTTCAACTCCACACACTAATGAGAGCACATCTGAACCAAAGAAATCTAGAGTGGAGTTTAGTCATTCAGATTTAATTGGGGACCCTGGAAAGCGCAAACCAATTGATGATTATCAGCCTGAAATTAGAGATCAAGTAAAGAGGGCATATGCTTTGAATGGACCAACTCAACCTCGTGATATCATATTTCCTCGTAACTGGATGAGTGGTGAATTTAGATCTTTTCAGAAGACTTGGTATGATGAGTTTGATTGGCTAGAGTATAGTGAGTACAAGGATGCAACTTATTGCTTGTATTGCTATCTTTTCTTTAATTCGGCAAAGCCTGAAAAGTTTGGTAGTTCGGTCTTTGCACATCAAGGTTATGTGAATTGAAAAAAAGCTAAGAATACTTTTAATAACCACAATGTTTGCAAGACTCATGTAGAAGCTAGGCTAAAGTGTGAAGACTTTATGAACCAAAAGACAAATGTGGGTAGAAAATTAGTTCAAATTAGCAAGGAGGAAGAAAAGTGTTATGAGATTCAATTGACAGCTTCCTTAGGTGTTGCAAGATTTCTCATAATGCAAGGGGATGCTTTCCGTGGACATGATGAGTCTTCTACTTCCCTTAACAAGGGTACATACAGAGAAATGATTGATTGGTACAAAGATAAGGTTGAGATAGTGAAGGAGGTATATGAAAAATGTTCTAAAAATTGCCAAATGTTATCTCCTGATATACAGAAGGATCTTACAAAAGCTTGTGCAGAAGAAGTCACGAGTGTCATCATAGATGAGATTCGGGGTAAAAAATTCTCAGTGCTTATTGATGAGTCTCGAGATGTATCAATAAAGGAGCAAATGACAGTGATTCTAAGGTCAGTAGTTGCATTTTCTTGTCTAAATTTTTACCTCTATTTCTATAATTATACTAACACATACTAAAATTTGACATGCAGGTTTGTGAATGATGAAGGGAAAGCGATGGAGAGATTTCTTGGACTTCAGCATGTTCAGAGTTGCACAGCTATTGCATTGAAAGAAGGTTTGGTCCGTATGCTTTCAAGTCATAATTTGTCAATCTCTATGCTTCGTGGGCAAGGGTATGATGGAGCTTCTAATATGAGAGGTGAATTTAATGGGGTGCAGAAGTTGATTCGTGATGAGAATCCTTATGCTTTCTATGGGCATTGTTTTGCCCATCAATTGCAACTAGTGGTTGTTAATGTTTCAACATCTAGTGCAGATATTGCAGATTTCTTTAACTATGTTCCTTTAATAGTCAACAATGTGGGTGCATCTTGTATGAGAAAGGATACTTTACTTGCAAAGCATCATGATGTGTTGCTAGAAAAGATTAAGAATGGTGAGATTATGACCGGAAGAGGTTTAAACTAGGAAAGTAGCCTAGCTAGGCCTGGAGATACTAGACGGGGTTCACATCTTAAAACTTTGCTTCGCATTTTGGTGATGTGGGAGGCTATCATAGATGTCCTTGAGATAGTGAAGAAAGATTCTATTAAACCAGCATGTAATGGTGGAGCTTTAGGTTTAATTGGAAAAATGGAGAGCTTTGATTT
The Panicum virgatum strain AP13 chromosome 6N, P.virgatum_v5, whole genome shotgun sequence genome window above contains:
- the LOC120677850 gene encoding zinc finger MYM-type protein 1-like codes for the protein MNQKTNVGRKLVQISKEEEKCYEIQLTASLGVARFLIMQGDAFRGHDESSTSLNKGTYREMIDWYKDKVEIVKEVYEKCSKNCQMLSPDIQKDLTKACAEEVTSVIIDEIRGKKFSVLIDESRDVSIKEQMTVILRFVNDEGKAMERFLGLQHVQSCTAIALKEGLVRMLSSHNLSISMLRGQGYDGASNMRGEFNGVQKLIRDENPYAFYGHCFAHQLQLVVVNVSTSSADIADFFNYVPLIVNNVGASCMRKDTLLAKHHDVLLEKIKNGEIMTGRGLN